Proteins co-encoded in one Oreochromis aureus strain Israel breed Guangdong linkage group 3, ZZ_aureus, whole genome shotgun sequence genomic window:
- the LOC120439341 gene encoding uncharacterized protein LOC120439341 has protein sequence MSLSAVLLLLLHLTVCNSQNVDFFFENLDGFVGAINFYTKEKYVNDSSSLTVRLMRNNQSCTPDFSFGCQNSSCGYVSTLIRKVDQEDSGEWCQNELRTVLPSPINAVRSLGISGVNWVSGIKNNIGSWVTVVAFDLRNRSDTNKENSSPQSTVIPFVRVPSNCRRDFSPLMFDPDGDQVKCRYRSLLECNACEPPSVLILSSSNCTLSFSPTADSNQGRYGVQLLMEDFPMKNINMTGVNGTKTIKTPNDALSSVPIQFVLIVDPQVSSCTEGDFLPKFLPPTPANRARLYTPVNKTLEISISAEAKNSTISELLFSGPYDAVQNKTGTGTFTLRWTPSESQDNDTLPFCFVVQALSKETKFHSDLRCVSVTVGNAPVNSAPASASAFVLVMGSFLSTLILAFPSI, from the exons ATGTCGCTCTCcgcggtgctgctgctgctgctgcatctgaCAGTCTGCAACTCGCAGAATGTTGATTTCTTCTTTGAAAATTTAGATGGTTTTGTTGGCGCAATCAACTTCTATACAAAAGAGAAGTATGTAAATGATTCCTCCTCG CTGACCGTTCGCCTAATGAGGAACAATCAGAGCTGCACTCCCGATTTCTCATTTGGTTGCCAAAATAGCAGCTGTGGGTATGTGAGCACTTTGATACGCAAGGTCGACCAAGAAGACAGCGGAGAGTGGTGTCAGAATGAACTTAGGACTGTTCTGCCATCTCCCATTAATGCGGTTCGTTCACTCGG CATCTCTGGTGTTAATTGGGTTAGTGGCATCAAAAACAACATTGGATCATGGGTAACTGTAGTAGCATTCGACCTGAGGAACCGCTCTGACACCAACAAAGAAAACTCCTCACCCCAGTCTACCGTGATCCCATTTGTGAG AGTTCCTTCAAACTGTCGGAGAGATTTCAGCCCATTGATGTTTGACCCTGATGGTGATCAGGTTAAATGCAGATACCGCTCACTCTTGGAGTGTAACGCCTGTGAGCCACCATCTGTCCTCATCCTCTCATCA TCCAATTGTACTCTGTCGTTCAGTCCCACTGCCGACAGTAATCAGGGCCGTTATGGAGTACAGCTGCTGATGGAGGACTTTCCCATGAAGAACATCAACATGACTGGAGTAAAtggaacaaaaacaataaaaacacctAACGATGCTCTCAGCTCAGTGCCGATCCAGTTTGTTCTGATAG TGGATCCCCAGGTCTCATCCTGCACAGAGGGAGACTTTTTGCCCAAATTCTTGCCTCCAACCCCAGCCAACAGAGCTCGGCTCTACACCCCTGTTAATAAGACTCTGGAAATCAGCATCAGTGCTGAGGCAAAAAACTCCAC GATCTCTGAGCTGCTGTTCAGCGGACCGTATGATGCAGTTCAGAATAAAACTGGAACAGGAACGTTCACCCTGAGATGGACGCCGTCTGAATCACAAGACAATGACACCCTCCCCTTCTGCTTTGTTGTCCAGGCACTTTCCAA GGAAACCAAGTTTCACTCAGACCTTCGATGTGTCAGCGTGACTGTTGGAAATGCTCCTGTTAATAGTGCCCCAGCCAGTGCTTCAGCTT TTGTCCTGGTCATGGGATCTTTCCTTTCAACTCTTATTCTTGCCTTCCCTTCCAT ATGA